A stretch of Gadus chalcogrammus isolate NIFS_2021 chromosome 9, NIFS_Gcha_1.0, whole genome shotgun sequence DNA encodes these proteins:
- the LOC130389086 gene encoding PDZ domain-containing RING finger protein 4-like, whose product MDYKMGKPKGKYRVEPAQMHSEPSPPHTQIGPNSIAARDGRIREGDRILQINGQDVQNREEAVAVLANEDCRNILLLVARPELQLEEAWLDDEHSEFLEQLKMEMLEEQQREELELAALQEQKCNRQEADYNLASCSALPGDKAGGARLKRSPGESSEHDVLAHIQRRLSQCLRDNRGGADDADDGHGEQREPLVEDNREGDRFQQLLELKCQIRNSGEYDLFYSRRSTIEVSLAEQGGVQRELRMLNDELRSIELECQNIMQAHKLRQGPQGGTRLRRGHAHTKGKVAGGPGGRLEKSDKDSSSAYNTAESSRSTPLAMDRSPEHSLQRMVSLTNQRNLRGSSSLAAGSSLSPSPGPSPSPGPFYPRAAGGGPAAKSSSPDHSNPSESDHTTQAEDERRGGQAKASGSQIPYFSPSHSSQQRQAAVIPAHARHYQSYMQLIQQRSAVEYAQSQLSLLSVCKEPQRPSDAPHMEWKVKIRSDGTRYITKRPVRDKILRERALKIKEERSGGMTTDDDAMSEMKMGRYWSKEERKQHLVRAKEQRRRREFMQRSRLESLKENPQSSGEGRSKEVSIIELSHKKMMKKRNKKILDNWMTIQELMIHGTKAPEGAQVHNAFLSVTTV is encoded by the exons ATAAACGGGCAGGACGTGCAGAACCGCGAGGAGGCGGTGGCCGTGCTGGCCAACGAGGACTGTCGGAAcatcctgctgctggtggccagACCCGAGCTGCAG cTGGAGGAGGCCTGGCTGGATGATGAACACAGTGAGTTCCTGGAGCAGCTGAAGATGGAGATgttggaggagcagcagagggaggagctggagcttGCTGCCCTCCAGGAG CAAAAGTGCAACCGACAA GAAGCAGACTACAACCTGGCCAGCTGCTCCGCCCTCCCCGGCGACAAGGCGGGCGGGGCGCGCCTCAAGCGGAGCCCCGGCGAGAGCTCGGAGCACGACGTGCTGGCTCACATCCAGCGGCGGCTCTCCCAGTGCCTGAGGGACAACCGCGGCGGCGCCGACGACGCCGACGACGGCCACGGGGAGCAGCGGGAGCCCCTGGTGGAGGACAACCGGGAGGGAGACCGCTtccagcagctgctggagctcaAGTGCCAGATCCGCAACAGCGGCGAGTACGACCTGTTCTACAGCCGCCGCAGCACCATCGAGGTCAGCCTGGCGGAGCAGGGCGGGGTGCAGCGGGAGCTGCGCATGCTCAACGACGAGCTGCGCAGCATCGAGCTGGAGTGCCAGAACATCATGCAGGCGCACAAGCTCCGGCAGGGCCCGCAGGGGGGCACGCG CCTGCGCCGCGGCCACGCCCACACCAAGGGCAAGGTGGCGGGCGGGCCGGGCGGCCGGCTGGAGAAGTCGGACAAGGACAGCTCCAGCGCCTACAACACGGCGGAGAGCTCCAGGAGCACGCCCCTGGCCATGGACCGCTCCCCGGAGCACTCGCTGCAGCGGATGGTCAGCCTGACCAACCAGAGGAACCTgcgcggcagcagcagcctggcGGCGGGCAGCTCCCTCAGCCCCAGCCCCgggcccagccccagccccgggCCCTTCTACCcccgggcggcggggggggggccggcggcCAAGAGCAGCAGCCCCGACCACAGCAACCCCTCCGAGTCGGACCACACCACCCAGGCGGAGGACGAGAGGCGGGGGGGCCAGGCCAAGGCCAGCGGCTCGCAGATCCCGTACTTCTCGCCGTCCCACAGCTCGCAGCAGAGGCAGGCGGCGGTGATCCCGGCGCACGCGCGCCACTACCAGAGCTACATGCAGCTCATCCAGCAGCGCTCGGCCGTGGAGTACGCCCAGAGCCAGCTCAGCCTGCTCAGCGTGTGCAAGGAGCCCCAGCGGCCCAGCGACGCGCCGCACATGGAGTGGAAGGTGAAGATCCGCAGCGACGGCACACGCTACATCACCAAGAGGCCCGTGAGGGACAAGATCCTGCGGGAGCGCGCGCTGAAGATCAAGGAGGAGCGCAGCGGCGGGATGACCACGGACGACGACGCCATGAGCGAGATGAAGATGGGGAGGTACTGGAGCAAGGAGGAGCGCAAGCAGCACCTGGTGCGGGCCAaggagcagcggcggcggcgggagtTCATGCAGAGGAGCCGCCTGGAGAGCCTGAAGGAGAACCCTCAGAGCAGCGGGGAGGGACGCAGCAAGGAGGTGAGCATCATCGAGCTCAGCCACaagaagatgatgaagaagcGCAACAAGAAGATCCTGGACAACTGGATGACCATACAGGAGCTGATGATCCACGGCACCAAGGCGCCCGAGGGAGCCCAGGTGCACAACGCCTTCCTCTCGGTCACCACTGTATAA